One region of Cucurbita pepo subsp. pepo cultivar mu-cu-16 unplaced genomic scaffold, ASM280686v2 Cp4.1_scaffold001662, whole genome shotgun sequence genomic DNA includes:
- the LOC111786383 gene encoding pentatricopeptide repeat-containing protein At1g64583, mitochondrial-like isoform X1, which yields MRFASIPALNYPHRLTRKFCSSVNYSTSCALSSINIIEDSNTHSWKYLDLQSRMQNYAASGDLPEALETLNFMKNVAGKPSVYDYNALFHRYLSSGNVSVEQLVQVYIGMKNLGPSPNRTTFNILLNGFLSLGYLRDAYFFAEEMTKSGMNPSFTSLSKLLKSSMKSGNLVDSIWIFKFMLRLDHLPTEPTVAMFICMLCKARMLEEAYRFCAKLISKNLNFQAYVFNPVLWALCKCGNSSLALQLFYMMKKNGIAHNVCSYTALLYGFGRECLWVDLYSFLDQMRSDGCKPNVVTYTVIIKFLCDDGRIVEAFEILKSMEIEGCDPDLVTYNIIIRALCLYDRACDVVELLQLIHHRGFSPDPYTYAALAGGIMKVGKTEIAYELLRKVFTRNCTVDVVVYNIYFHCLCRNNRSREAFSLLKSMTKGGIVPTTVSYNTVLRGFCRDNEIQHALKLLECFEWPESGPDVVSFNTVLSAACELGDLVLIQRVLQYMECRGVEPDVRSLTCLVRYLSTVGRYSECWRLLDYMMCNGPVPSSVTFNIFLDKLCRNGFTSKAYQIFERIQKAGLSLDRKTYNILLRSFLRKRDIDLVERLIQDMYKQRLNPDLFIYGSNISGLCQEGNISTALFTRGRTLGNGLTPSMETCNRSLKTVIHKNKHRDMTCHGMVTA from the coding sequence ATGCGTTTTGCTTCAATTCCCGCCCTTAATTATCCTCACCGACTTACCCGGAAATTTTGCTCTTCGGTGAATTATTCCACTTCCTGTGCTCTTAGCAGTATAAACATCATCGAAGACAGCAATACTCACAGTTGGAAATACCTCGATTTGCAGTCACGAATGCAGAACTATGCGGCTTCTGGTGATCTTCCTGAAGCTTTAGAGACTCTGAATTTCATGAAAAATGTTGCCGGGAAGCCCTCTGTATATGATTACAACGCGTTGTTTCATAGATATTTGAGTTCTGGAAATGTTTCGGTAGAACAATTGGTTCAGGTCTATATCGGAATGAAGAATCTGGGGCCATCCCCAAACAGAACAACTTTCAACATACTTCTTAATGGATTTCTGTCATTAGGTTACCTGAGAGATGCATATTTCTTTGCAGAAGAGATGACCAAAAGTGGGATGAATCCATCTTTCACATCCTTGTCCAAATTGCTTAAAAGTTCGATGAAATCAGGTAATTTAGTGGATTCTATTTGGATATTCAAGTTCATGTTGAGATTAGATCATTTGCCTACTGAACCCACTGTGGCTATGTTTATTTGTATGCTTTGTAAAGCCAGGATGTTGGAAGAGGCATACAGGTTTTGTGCTAAACTGATATctaaaaatcttaattttcaagCATATGTGTTTAATCCTGTTCTTTGGGCATTGTGTAAGTGTGGCAACAGTTCTCTAGCTTTGCAGTTGTTTTATATGATGAAAAAGAATGGCATAGCTCATAATGTATGTTCATATACTGCTTTGCTTTATGGATTTGGAAGGGAATGTTTGTGGGTTGATCTTTATAGTTTCTTAGATCAAATGAGAAGTGATGGATGTAAGCCGAACGTCGTTACTTACACGGTTATTATTAAGTTTCTTTGTGATgatgggaggattgttgaagcATTTGAAATCTTGAAATCCATGGAAATTGAGGGTTGTGATCCAGATTTGGTaacttataatataattatccGTGCACTTTGCCTTTATGATAGAGCGTGCGATGTTGTTGAGCTTTTACAGTTGATTCATCATAGAGGTTTTTCCCCCGATCCGTATACATATGCTGCTTTGGCTGGAGGGATTATGAAGGTAGGAAAGACCGAAATTGCTTATGAGTTATTACGTAAAGTGTTCACGAGAAACTGTACTGTTGACGTTGTTGTGTACAATATATACTTCCATTGCTTGTGTCGAAATAATAGATCAAGAGAAgccttttctcttttgaaaAGTATGACGAAAGGAGGTATTGTTCCAACTACTGTGTCGTATAATACAGTTTTAAGGGGCTTTTGTAGAGACAATGAAATTCAGCATGCTTTGAAGCTATTAGAATGCTTCGAGTGGCCTGAGAGCGGCCCTGATGTCGTTTCATTCAATACGGTTCTCTCCGCTGCATGCGAACTTGGGGATTTAGTTCTAATTCAGAGGGTTTTGCAATACATGGAATGTAGAGGTGTTGAGCCAGATGTAAGAAGCTTGACTTGTTTGGTTCGATATTTGTCTACAGTGGGACGATATTCAGAATGTTGGAGATTATTGGACTACATGATGTGTAACGGCCCCGTTCCCTCGAGTGTCACTTTCAATATCTTCCTAGACAAGCTTTGCAGAAATGGATTTACTAGTAAGGCATACCAGATATTTGAGCGTATACAAAAAGCTGGGTTATCGCTTGACcgaaaaacatataatattcTTCTACGTTCCTTTTTAAGAAAGCGTGATATCGATCTGGTGGAACGTCTTATTCAGGATATGTACAAGCAGAGATTGAATCCTGATCTTTTTATATATGGTTCCAACATTAGTGGACTTTGTCAAGAAGGTAACATTTCTACTGCTCTCTTTACTAGGGGTCGAACTCTAGGGAATGGACTTACTCCATCTATGGAAACGTGCAATAGATCGTTGAAGACCGTTATCCATAAAAATAAGCATCGGGATATGACTTGTCACGGGATGGTGACGGCGTAA
- the LOC111786383 gene encoding pentatricopeptide repeat-containing protein At1g63330-like isoform X2: MRFASIPALNYPHRLTRKFCSSVNYSTSCALSSINIIEDSNTHSWKYLDLQSRMQNYAASGDLPEALETLNFMKNVAGKPSVYDYNALFHRYLSSGNVSVEQLVQVYIGMKNLGPSPNRTTFNILLNGFLSLGYLRDAYFFAEEMTKSGMNPSFTSLSKLLKSSMKSARMLEEAYRFCAKLISKNLNFQAYVFNPVLWALCKCGNSSLALQLFYMMKKNGIAHNVCSYTALLYGFGRECLWVDLYSFLDQMRSDGCKPNVVTYTVIIKFLCDDGRIVEAFEILKSMEIEGCDPDLVTYNIIIRALCLYDRACDVVELLQLIHHRGFSPDPYTYAALAGGIMKVGKTEIAYELLRKVFTRNCTVDVVVYNIYFHCLCRNNRSREAFSLLKSMTKGGIVPTTVSYNTVLRGFCRDNEIQHALKLLECFEWPESGPDVVSFNTVLSAACELGDLVLIQRVLQYMECRGVEPDVRSLTCLVRYLSTVGRYSECWRLLDYMMCNGPVPSSVTFNIFLDKLCRNGFTSKAYQIFERIQKAGLSLDRKTYNILLRSFLRKRDIDLVERLIQDMYKQRLNPDLFIYGSNISGLCQEGNISTALFTRGRTLGNGLTPSMETCNRSLKTVIHKNKHRDMTCHGMVTA, encoded by the exons ATGCGTTTTGCTTCAATTCCCGCCCTTAATTATCCTCACCGACTTACCCGGAAATTTTGCTCTTCGGTGAATTATTCCACTTCCTGTGCTCTTAGCAGTATAAACATCATCGAAGACAGCAATACTCACAGTTGGAAATACCTCGATTTGCAGTCACGAATGCAGAACTATGCGGCTTCTGGTGATCTTCCTGAAGCTTTAGAGACTCTGAATTTCATGAAAAATGTTGCCGGGAAGCCCTCTGTATATGATTACAACGCGTTGTTTCATAGATATTTGAGTTCTGGAAATGTTTCGGTAGAACAATTGGTTCAGGTCTATATCGGAATGAAGAATCTGGGGCCATCCCCAAACAGAACAACTTTCAACATACTTCTTAATGGATTTCTGTCATTAGGTTACCTGAGAGATGCATATTTCTTTGCAGAAGAGATGACCAAAAGTGGGATGAATCCATCTTTCACATCCTTGTCCAAATTGCTTAAAAGTTCGATGAAATCAG CCAGGATGTTGGAAGAGGCATACAGGTTTTGTGCTAAACTGATATctaaaaatcttaattttcaagCATATGTGTTTAATCCTGTTCTTTGGGCATTGTGTAAGTGTGGCAACAGTTCTCTAGCTTTGCAGTTGTTTTATATGATGAAAAAGAATGGCATAGCTCATAATGTATGTTCATATACTGCTTTGCTTTATGGATTTGGAAGGGAATGTTTGTGGGTTGATCTTTATAGTTTCTTAGATCAAATGAGAAGTGATGGATGTAAGCCGAACGTCGTTACTTACACGGTTATTATTAAGTTTCTTTGTGATgatgggaggattgttgaagcATTTGAAATCTTGAAATCCATGGAAATTGAGGGTTGTGATCCAGATTTGGTaacttataatataattatccGTGCACTTTGCCTTTATGATAGAGCGTGCGATGTTGTTGAGCTTTTACAGTTGATTCATCATAGAGGTTTTTCCCCCGATCCGTATACATATGCTGCTTTGGCTGGAGGGATTATGAAGGTAGGAAAGACCGAAATTGCTTATGAGTTATTACGTAAAGTGTTCACGAGAAACTGTACTGTTGACGTTGTTGTGTACAATATATACTTCCATTGCTTGTGTCGAAATAATAGATCAAGAGAAgccttttctcttttgaaaAGTATGACGAAAGGAGGTATTGTTCCAACTACTGTGTCGTATAATACAGTTTTAAGGGGCTTTTGTAGAGACAATGAAATTCAGCATGCTTTGAAGCTATTAGAATGCTTCGAGTGGCCTGAGAGCGGCCCTGATGTCGTTTCATTCAATACGGTTCTCTCCGCTGCATGCGAACTTGGGGATTTAGTTCTAATTCAGAGGGTTTTGCAATACATGGAATGTAGAGGTGTTGAGCCAGATGTAAGAAGCTTGACTTGTTTGGTTCGATATTTGTCTACAGTGGGACGATATTCAGAATGTTGGAGATTATTGGACTACATGATGTGTAACGGCCCCGTTCCCTCGAGTGTCACTTTCAATATCTTCCTAGACAAGCTTTGCAGAAATGGATTTACTAGTAAGGCATACCAGATATTTGAGCGTATACAAAAAGCTGGGTTATCGCTTGACcgaaaaacatataatattcTTCTACGTTCCTTTTTAAGAAAGCGTGATATCGATCTGGTGGAACGTCTTATTCAGGATATGTACAAGCAGAGATTGAATCCTGATCTTTTTATATATGGTTCCAACATTAGTGGACTTTGTCAAGAAGGTAACATTTCTACTGCTCTCTTTACTAGGGGTCGAACTCTAGGGAATGGACTTACTCCATCTATGGAAACGTGCAATAGATCGTTGAAGACCGTTATCCATAAAAATAAGCATCGGGATATGACTTGTCACGGGATGGTGACGGCGTAA
- the LOC111786383 gene encoding pentatricopeptide repeat-containing protein At1g62914, mitochondrial-like isoform X3 codes for MQNYAASGDLPEALETLNFMKNVAGKPSVYDYNALFHRYLSSGNVSVEQLVQVYIGMKNLGPSPNRTTFNILLNGFLSLGYLRDAYFFAEEMTKSGMNPSFTSLSKLLKSSMKSGNLVDSIWIFKFMLRLDHLPTEPTVAMFICMLCKARMLEEAYRFCAKLISKNLNFQAYVFNPVLWALCKCGNSSLALQLFYMMKKNGIAHNVCSYTALLYGFGRECLWVDLYSFLDQMRSDGCKPNVVTYTVIIKFLCDDGRIVEAFEILKSMEIEGCDPDLVTYNIIIRALCLYDRACDVVELLQLIHHRGFSPDPYTYAALAGGIMKVGKTEIAYELLRKVFTRNCTVDVVVYNIYFHCLCRNNRSREAFSLLKSMTKGGIVPTTVSYNTVLRGFCRDNEIQHALKLLECFEWPESGPDVVSFNTVLSAACELGDLVLIQRVLQYMECRGVEPDVRSLTCLVRYLSTVGRYSECWRLLDYMMCNGPVPSSVTFNIFLDKLCRNGFTSKAYQIFERIQKAGLSLDRKTYNILLRSFLRKRDIDLVERLIQDMYKQRLNPDLFIYGSNISGLCQEGNISTALFTRGRTLGNGLTPSMETCNRSLKTVIHKNKHRDMTCHGMVTA; via the coding sequence ATGCAGAACTATGCGGCTTCTGGTGATCTTCCTGAAGCTTTAGAGACTCTGAATTTCATGAAAAATGTTGCCGGGAAGCCCTCTGTATATGATTACAACGCGTTGTTTCATAGATATTTGAGTTCTGGAAATGTTTCGGTAGAACAATTGGTTCAGGTCTATATCGGAATGAAGAATCTGGGGCCATCCCCAAACAGAACAACTTTCAACATACTTCTTAATGGATTTCTGTCATTAGGTTACCTGAGAGATGCATATTTCTTTGCAGAAGAGATGACCAAAAGTGGGATGAATCCATCTTTCACATCCTTGTCCAAATTGCTTAAAAGTTCGATGAAATCAGGTAATTTAGTGGATTCTATTTGGATATTCAAGTTCATGTTGAGATTAGATCATTTGCCTACTGAACCCACTGTGGCTATGTTTATTTGTATGCTTTGTAAAGCCAGGATGTTGGAAGAGGCATACAGGTTTTGTGCTAAACTGATATctaaaaatcttaattttcaagCATATGTGTTTAATCCTGTTCTTTGGGCATTGTGTAAGTGTGGCAACAGTTCTCTAGCTTTGCAGTTGTTTTATATGATGAAAAAGAATGGCATAGCTCATAATGTATGTTCATATACTGCTTTGCTTTATGGATTTGGAAGGGAATGTTTGTGGGTTGATCTTTATAGTTTCTTAGATCAAATGAGAAGTGATGGATGTAAGCCGAACGTCGTTACTTACACGGTTATTATTAAGTTTCTTTGTGATgatgggaggattgttgaagcATTTGAAATCTTGAAATCCATGGAAATTGAGGGTTGTGATCCAGATTTGGTaacttataatataattatccGTGCACTTTGCCTTTATGATAGAGCGTGCGATGTTGTTGAGCTTTTACAGTTGATTCATCATAGAGGTTTTTCCCCCGATCCGTATACATATGCTGCTTTGGCTGGAGGGATTATGAAGGTAGGAAAGACCGAAATTGCTTATGAGTTATTACGTAAAGTGTTCACGAGAAACTGTACTGTTGACGTTGTTGTGTACAATATATACTTCCATTGCTTGTGTCGAAATAATAGATCAAGAGAAgccttttctcttttgaaaAGTATGACGAAAGGAGGTATTGTTCCAACTACTGTGTCGTATAATACAGTTTTAAGGGGCTTTTGTAGAGACAATGAAATTCAGCATGCTTTGAAGCTATTAGAATGCTTCGAGTGGCCTGAGAGCGGCCCTGATGTCGTTTCATTCAATACGGTTCTCTCCGCTGCATGCGAACTTGGGGATTTAGTTCTAATTCAGAGGGTTTTGCAATACATGGAATGTAGAGGTGTTGAGCCAGATGTAAGAAGCTTGACTTGTTTGGTTCGATATTTGTCTACAGTGGGACGATATTCAGAATGTTGGAGATTATTGGACTACATGATGTGTAACGGCCCCGTTCCCTCGAGTGTCACTTTCAATATCTTCCTAGACAAGCTTTGCAGAAATGGATTTACTAGTAAGGCATACCAGATATTTGAGCGTATACAAAAAGCTGGGTTATCGCTTGACcgaaaaacatataatattcTTCTACGTTCCTTTTTAAGAAAGCGTGATATCGATCTGGTGGAACGTCTTATTCAGGATATGTACAAGCAGAGATTGAATCCTGATCTTTTTATATATGGTTCCAACATTAGTGGACTTTGTCAAGAAGGTAACATTTCTACTGCTCTCTTTACTAGGGGTCGAACTCTAGGGAATGGACTTACTCCATCTATGGAAACGTGCAATAGATCGTTGAAGACCGTTATCCATAAAAATAAGCATCGGGATATGACTTGTCACGGGATGGTGACGGCGTAA